One region of Carya illinoinensis cultivar Pawnee chromosome 8, C.illinoinensisPawnee_v1, whole genome shotgun sequence genomic DNA includes:
- the LOC122318578 gene encoding monogalactosyldiacylglycerol synthase, chloroplastic-like: MHLGGSTASQEAICVLDLVSQLGRFAFDTRLHTSGSDGCNAFLSNFLYYEALDGSEKRILRASLSLGSRSASGIRSILHDFNRYIKFRCERLPIGFASVRVGLGNNNGLREDGCGVLADDGLALDAVEAKAPKKVLILMSDTGGGHRASAEAIKAAFHEEFGDEYQVFVTDLWTDHTPWPFNQLPRSYNFLVKHGTLWKMTYHASVPRVVHQSNFVATSAFIAREVAKGLMKYQPDIIISVHPLMQHVPLRILRSKGLLKKIVFTTVVTDLSTCHPTWFHKLVTRCYCPSAEVAKRALKAGLHASQIKVYGLPVRPSFVKPVRLKFELRRELGMDENLPAVLLMGGGEGMGPIEATARALGDALYDENLGDPIGQVLVICGRNKKLASKLLSIDWKVPVQVKGFVTKMEECMGACDCIITKAGPGTIAEAMIRGLPIILNGYIAGQEVGNVPYVVENGCGKFSKSP, encoded by the exons ATGCATCTCGGTGGTTCCACTGCATCCCAAGAAGCCATTTGTGTCCTCGATTTGGTATCCCAATTGGGTCGCTTTGCATTCGACACGAGGCTCCACACTTCTGGCTCGGATGGGTGCAATGCCTTCCTCTCCAATTTCCTCTACTACGAAGCCCTTGATGGTTCAGAGAAGCGCATCTTGCGGGCCTCACTGAGTTTAGGTAGTAGAAGCGCTTCTGGTATTAGGAGTATTTTGCATGACTTCAACAGATATATAAAGTTCCGTTGCGAGAGACTTCCAATTGGGTTCGCCTCTGTTCGGGTTGGCTTGGGGAACAATAATGGGCTTAGAGAAGATGGGTGTGGTGTGTTGGCGGACGATGGCTTGGCATTAGACGCTGTGGAGGCTAAGGCCCCCAAaaaggttttgattttgatGAGTGACACCGGTGGGGGTCACCGGGCTTCGGCCGAGGCTATAAAGGCCGCGTTTCATGAAGAATTTGGGGATGAGTATCAG GTGTTTGTTACCGATTTATGGACGGATCATACTCCTTGGCCATTTAATCAACTTCCCAGGAGCTATAATTTTCTGGTGAAACACGGGACCTTGTGGAAAATGACATACCATGCAAGTGTTCCACGCGTGGTGCATCAGTCTAACTTTGTTGCAACTTCAGCATTTATAGCTCG AGAGGTTGCTAAAGGACTGATGAAATACCAACCAGATATTATTATCAGTGTGCATCCACTGATGCAGCATGTTCCTCTTCGAATCTTGAGGTCAAAGGGTCTTTTGAAGAAGATTGTCTTCACGACAGTAGTCACAGATCTAAGCACTTGCCATCCTACATG GTTTCACAAGCTTGTAACCAGATGCTATTGCCCATCAGCAGAGGTAGCGAAGAGGGCCCTAAAGGCTGGACTCCATGCATCCCAAATTAAGGTTTATGGACTTCCTGTGCGACCCTCCTTCGTCAAGCCTGTTCGTCTGAAG TTTGAGCTAAGGAGAGAACTAGGAATGGACGAGAATCTTCCTGCTGTGTTGCTGATGGGAGGAGGAGAAGGGATGGGCCCTATTGAGGCTACTGCTCGAGCTCTTGGAGATGCATTATATGATGAGAATCTTGGGGATCCTATAGGTCAGGTGCTTGTGATATGTGGCCGCAATAAAAAGCTTGCCAGCAAATTGCTTTCTATAGATTGGAAGGTTCCTGTCCAG GTGAAGGGGTTTGTCACCAAAATGGAGGAATGCATGGGAGCTTGCGATTGCATCATCACAAAG GCTGGCCCGGGGACTATTGCAGAGGCCATGATCCGAGGCCTCCCTATTATTTTGAATGGTTATATTGCTGGCCAG gAGGTTGGAAACGTGCCATATGTAGTTGAAAATGGATGTGGGAAATTCTCTAAATCGCCATAA
- the LOC122274259 gene encoding peroxidase 18-like, whose amino-acid sequence MSLFMKAWEQAGGPAIQIPTGRRDGLVSTASNVRFPVDEMIKLFSSKGLSLNDLVTLSGAHTIGTAHCSAFSEGKLTLIDRSLDRSYADELMKQCPAGSSPFVTVTHDPETSFTFDNKYYRNLLDHRGLFQSDSVLLNDYRTRKRVEDFANDQVCFFESWGQSFLKLTSIEVKTGDEGEIRRCCSGRNM is encoded by the exons ATGAGTTTATTCATGAAGGCTTGGGAACAGGCTGGAGGACCAgcaattcagattccaacaggtAGGAGAGATGGGTTGGTTTCAACAGCGTCAAATGTTAGATTTCCTGTGGATGAGATGATAAAGCTCTTCTCTTCTAAAGGGTTGTCCTTGAATGACCTTGTCACTCTTTCAG GAGCTCACACCATTGGAACAGCTCATTGCAGTGCATTCAGTGAGGGGAAGCTCACACTCATTGACAGGTCCCTTGACAGAAGTTATGCAGATGAGCTAATGAAACAGTGCCCTGCAGGCTCAAGCCCCTTTGTAACTGTTACTCATGATCCCGAAACATCCTTTACGTTTGACAACAAATACTACCGAAATCTTTTAGACCACAGAGGGCTATTCCAATCAGATTCCGTTCTCTTAAATGATTACAGAACCCGGAAACGGGTAGAAGATTTTGCAAATGATCAAGTTTGTTTCTTTGAGAGTTGGGGTCAGTCATTTTTAAAGCTTACTAGCATCGAAGTGAAAACAGGTGATGAAGGGGAGATTCGGAGATGTTGTTCGGGAAGAAACATGTAA
- the LOC122318580 gene encoding ER membrane protein complex subunit 4-like isoform X1 produces MEKGKGVMVGGRRWAVDFTDYSTSPSSRDVPDPPGFSRASQDQDDSTLSRQKKDAESNWKSQKAWEVAQAPFKNLLMMGFMMWMAGSTVHLFSIGITFSALWQPISALQGVGKVFEPYKDVKVDLLGPKLLFIALNLGGLALGVWKLNTLGLLPTHASDWVSSLPPAQEVEYSGGGIPIR; encoded by the exons ATGGAGAAAGGAAAGGGGGTGATGGTAGGGGGTAGAAGATGGGCCGTTGACTTCACTGACTACTCCACCTCTCCTTCTTCCCGCGACGTTCCCGATCCCCCTGGTTTCTCTCGAGCCTCTCAAGATcag GATGATTCAACTCTGAGCCGGCAAAAGAAGGACGCAGAATCAAACTGGAAATCTCAG AAAGCTTGGGAAGTGGCACAGGCCCCTTTCAAGAATTTGCTAATGATGGGATTCATGATGTGGATGGCTGGAAGTACAGTGCATTTGTTTAGCATTGGTATCACGTTTTCTGCTCTTTGGCAGCCAATCAGTGCTTTACAAGGGGTTGGGAAGG TTTTTGAGCCTTATAAAGACGTTAAAGTAGATCTTCTTGGGCCTAAGTTGCTCTTTATTGCCCTTAATTTGGGCGGTTTGGCCCTGGGTGTTTGGAAG ctAAACACTTTGGGACTTCTTCCTACCCATGCATCAGACTGGGTTTCTTCCTTACCTCCGGCACAG GAGGTTGAATATTCTGGCGGGGGAATTCCTATACGTTGA
- the LOC122318582 gene encoding enhancer of rudimentary homolog has translation MANKHTIILMQTSPNRATRTFMDYDSISQAMDGICGLYERKLKELNPAIRNITYDIADLYNFIDGLADMSALVYDHSIPAYLPYDREWIKQRTFQHLKKLAH, from the exons ATG GCTAATAAGCACACCATTATCTTGATGCAAACTTCTCCAAACAGAGCTACTAGAACATTTATGGATTATGATTCAATAAGTCAAGCTATGGATG GCATATGTGGTTTATACGAAAGGAAGCTTAAGGAGTTAAATCCAGCCATCAGAAACATCACGTATGACATTGCAGATCTCTACAATTTCATTGATGGGCTTGCAGATATGAGTGCCTTAGT TTATGATCACTCCATCCCTGCTTATTTGCCGTATGATAGAGAATGGATTAAACAGCGGACGTTTCAACATCTAAAGAAATTGGCACACTGA
- the LOC122318577 gene encoding ubiquitin C-terminal hydrolase 22-like isoform X1 — MTTGNPSYTNPKPCKHLADYKLNHGLSGYKSLQKHLKTAPHGKTSVGKPNTKTPRCISCDGFQGRLYFCLICSSVSCLDHNLLHIQSEIGHDVAVDIERAELYCCVCCDQVYDPDFDKAVISKHIMGITGDKNGDESIGKRLVKRRRLSSGVVEELVDSKISKQLISMRDRRAKSCYPLGLRGLNNLGNTCFMNSVLQALLHAPPFRNYFLSGGHNHETCRKRSVGRLCLPCDIDVVFSAAFSGDRAPYSPAQFLYSWWQHSANQASYEQKDAHEFFISVLDGIHEKEVKSTQSRNQNRDNGDCQCIAHGVFSGLLRSDVTCMTCGFTSTTFDPCVDISLDLDTNNFPSKNTATKSIKPDANSSMSTLLGCLDLFTRQEKLGSDSKLYCQNCHERRDSAKQMSIKRLPLVLCLHIKRFEHSPVTKMSRKIDRYLQFPLSLDMTPYLSSSVVRNRFGNRIFAFETGESDISAEFEIFAVVTHAGTLESGHYVNFLRLRNQWYKCDDAWINEVDEGMVRASQCYMMFYVQKSLYQKANEDWSCLPISPRRNMFGQ; from the exons ATGACGACAGGAAACCCTTCGTACACAAACCCAAAACCCTGCAAGCACCTTGcagattacaagcttaaccatggcttgAGTGGCTATAAATCCCTCCAAAAGCACCTCAAGACTGCCCCGCATGGGAAAACAAGTGTTGGGAAACCCAACACAAAGACACCCAGATGCATTTCTTGTGATGGGTTTCAAGGTAGACTCTATTTTTGCCTGATTTGCTCCTCAGTCTCATGTTTGGACCATAACCTTTTGCATATCCAGTCTGAGATTGGTCATGATGTGGCTGTAGACATTGAAAGGGCGGAGCTTTATTGCTGTGTGTGCTGTGATCAGGTCTATGACCCTGATTTTGATAAGGCTGTAATCTCCAAGCACATCATGGGCATCACAGGAGACAAGAATGGTGATGAGAGTATTGGAAAGAGATTGGTTAAGAGGAGGAGATTGAGCTCAGGTGTAGTTGAAGAATTGGTGGATTCGAAGATATCTAAACAGTTAATTTCCATGAGAGATCGGAGGGCGAAATCTTGTTATCCATTGGGTTTGAGAGGATTGAATAATCTTGGGAATACTTGTTTCATGAACTCCGTGTTGCAAGCATTGCTACATGCACCTCCTTTCAGGAATTACTTCTTGAGTGGAGGGCATAATCACGAAACTTGTCGGAAAAGATCGGTGGGTCGGCTGTGCTTACCTTGTGACATTGATGTCGTTTTCTCGGCTGCGTTTTCAGGTGATCGGGCACCATATAGCCCTGCTCAGTTTCTTTACAG TTGGTGGCAGCATTCAGCAAACCAGGCAAGTTATGAGCAGAAGGATGCTCACGAGTTCTTCATTTCAGTCTTAGATGGGATCCATGAGAAGGAGGTAAAGTCAACTCAATCAAGGAACCAAAATAGAG ATAATGGAGATTGCCAGTGTATTGCTCATGGGGTATTCTCTGGACTCTTGAGATCAGATGTCACGTGCATGACCTGTGGATTCACTTCAACAACTTTTGACCCTTGTGTGGACATCTCACTTGACCTGGACACAAACAATttcccttcaaaaaatacagCTACCAAGTCAATCAAACCCGATGCAAACAGCAGTATGTCTACTCTTCTGGGTTGTTTGGATTTGTTCACAAGGCAGGAAAAGTTGGGATCAGACTCAAAACTTTACTGCCAAAACTGTCATGAAAGGAGAGACTCGGCGAAACAAATGTCCATAAAGAGGCTCCCATTGGTGTTGTGTTTGCATATTAAACGATTTGAGCATTCACCTGTTACAAAAATGTCGAGAAAAATTGACCGCTATTTGCAGTTTCCTCTCTCCTTGGATATGACACCATATTTGTCCTCCTCAGTTGTCAGAAACAGATTTGGGAATAGAATCTTTGCTTTTGAGACTGGCGAATCAGATATTTCTGCAGAATTTGAGATTTTTGCCGTGGTTACTCATGCTGGAACGCTTGAATCTGGCCATTATGTTAATTTTCTGCGCTTAAGAAACCAATGGTACAAATGTGATGATGCATGGATTAATGAGGTTGACGAGGGGATGGTGAGAGCATCGCAGTGCTATATGATGTTCTACGTGCAAAAATCGCTTTACCAGAAAGCCAATGAGGATTGGAGCTGCCTGCCGATTTCCCCAAGGAGAAACATGTTTGGCCAGTGA
- the LOC122318577 gene encoding ubiquitin C-terminal hydrolase 22-like isoform X2, giving the protein MTTGNPSYTNPKPCKHLADYKLNHGLSGYKSLQKHLKTAPHGKTSVGKPNTKTPRCISCDGFQDIERAELYCCVCCDQVYDPDFDKAVISKHIMGITGDKNGDESIGKRLVKRRRLSSGVVEELVDSKISKQLISMRDRRAKSCYPLGLRGLNNLGNTCFMNSVLQALLHAPPFRNYFLSGGHNHETCRKRSVGRLCLPCDIDVVFSAAFSGDRAPYSPAQFLYSWWQHSANQASYEQKDAHEFFISVLDGIHEKEVKSTQSRNQNRDNGDCQCIAHGVFSGLLRSDVTCMTCGFTSTTFDPCVDISLDLDTNNFPSKNTATKSIKPDANSSMSTLLGCLDLFTRQEKLGSDSKLYCQNCHERRDSAKQMSIKRLPLVLCLHIKRFEHSPVTKMSRKIDRYLQFPLSLDMTPYLSSSVVRNRFGNRIFAFETGESDISAEFEIFAVVTHAGTLESGHYVNFLRLRNQWYKCDDAWINEVDEGMVRASQCYMMFYVQKSLYQKANEDWSCLPISPRRNMFGQ; this is encoded by the exons ATGACGACAGGAAACCCTTCGTACACAAACCCAAAACCCTGCAAGCACCTTGcagattacaagcttaaccatggcttgAGTGGCTATAAATCCCTCCAAAAGCACCTCAAGACTGCCCCGCATGGGAAAACAAGTGTTGGGAAACCCAACACAAAGACACCCAGATGCATTTCTTGTGATGGGTTTCAAG ACATTGAAAGGGCGGAGCTTTATTGCTGTGTGTGCTGTGATCAGGTCTATGACCCTGATTTTGATAAGGCTGTAATCTCCAAGCACATCATGGGCATCACAGGAGACAAGAATGGTGATGAGAGTATTGGAAAGAGATTGGTTAAGAGGAGGAGATTGAGCTCAGGTGTAGTTGAAGAATTGGTGGATTCGAAGATATCTAAACAGTTAATTTCCATGAGAGATCGGAGGGCGAAATCTTGTTATCCATTGGGTTTGAGAGGATTGAATAATCTTGGGAATACTTGTTTCATGAACTCCGTGTTGCAAGCATTGCTACATGCACCTCCTTTCAGGAATTACTTCTTGAGTGGAGGGCATAATCACGAAACTTGTCGGAAAAGATCGGTGGGTCGGCTGTGCTTACCTTGTGACATTGATGTCGTTTTCTCGGCTGCGTTTTCAGGTGATCGGGCACCATATAGCCCTGCTCAGTTTCTTTACAG TTGGTGGCAGCATTCAGCAAACCAGGCAAGTTATGAGCAGAAGGATGCTCACGAGTTCTTCATTTCAGTCTTAGATGGGATCCATGAGAAGGAGGTAAAGTCAACTCAATCAAGGAACCAAAATAGAG ATAATGGAGATTGCCAGTGTATTGCTCATGGGGTATTCTCTGGACTCTTGAGATCAGATGTCACGTGCATGACCTGTGGATTCACTTCAACAACTTTTGACCCTTGTGTGGACATCTCACTTGACCTGGACACAAACAATttcccttcaaaaaatacagCTACCAAGTCAATCAAACCCGATGCAAACAGCAGTATGTCTACTCTTCTGGGTTGTTTGGATTTGTTCACAAGGCAGGAAAAGTTGGGATCAGACTCAAAACTTTACTGCCAAAACTGTCATGAAAGGAGAGACTCGGCGAAACAAATGTCCATAAAGAGGCTCCCATTGGTGTTGTGTTTGCATATTAAACGATTTGAGCATTCACCTGTTACAAAAATGTCGAGAAAAATTGACCGCTATTTGCAGTTTCCTCTCTCCTTGGATATGACACCATATTTGTCCTCCTCAGTTGTCAGAAACAGATTTGGGAATAGAATCTTTGCTTTTGAGACTGGCGAATCAGATATTTCTGCAGAATTTGAGATTTTTGCCGTGGTTACTCATGCTGGAACGCTTGAATCTGGCCATTATGTTAATTTTCTGCGCTTAAGAAACCAATGGTACAAATGTGATGATGCATGGATTAATGAGGTTGACGAGGGGATGGTGAGAGCATCGCAGTGCTATATGATGTTCTACGTGCAAAAATCGCTTTACCAGAAAGCCAATGAGGATTGGAGCTGCCTGCCGATTTCCCCAAGGAGAAACATGTTTGGCCAGTGA
- the LOC122318686 gene encoding eukaryotic translation initiation factor 3 subunit B-like: protein MADVMLMKEIETTADRLGIDLATVDLDSISLPPGQDFGIVSDDEDVLQGGDNPELDIGFGNIIIVDNLPVVPREKFDKLEGVIRKIYSQIGVIKEDGLWMPIDPETQKTLGYCFIEFNSPLEAELAREKTNGYKLDRSHIFAVNMFDEFDTFMKVPDKWAPPEFTPYTSGENLQHWLTDEKARDQFVIRAGSDTEVLWNDARQLKPEPVYKRAFWTESFVQWSPLGTYLATVHRQGAAVWGGASTFNRLMRYAHPQVKLVDFSPGERYLVTYSSHEPSNPRDANRVVINIFDVRTGKVMRDFKGSADDFAIGGTGGVAGVAWPVFRWAGGKEDKYFARIGKNIISVYETETFSLIDKKSLKVENVVDFCWSPTDPILALFVPELGDHPARVSLMQIPSKDELRQKNLFSVSDCKMYWQSNGDYLAVKVDRYTKTKKSTYTGFELFRVRERDIPIEVFELENKNDKIIAFAWEPKGHRFAVIHGDNPRPDISFYSMRSANNTDKVKKLTTLKGKQANALFWSPTGRFVILAGLKGFNGQLEFYNVDELETMATAEHFMATDIEWDPTGRYVATAVTSVHEMENGFNIWSFNGKLLYRILKDHFFQFLWRPRPPSFLSPEKEEEIAKNLKKYSKKYEAEDQDVSMLLSEQDREKRRMLKEEWEKWLNEWKRLHEEEKLERQTLRDGEVSDEEEEYEAKEVEVEEILDVSEEVLSFEE from the exons ATGGCAGACGTGATGTTGATGAAGGAAATAGAGACAACAGCGGATCGGCTCGGTATCGATCTCGCCACTGTAGACCTTGACTCCATTAGCTTACCTCCTGGCCAAGATTTTGGCATAGTAAG CGATGACGAAGATGTCCTTCAAGGCGGGGACAATCCAGAGTTGGACATTGGGTTTGGAAATATAATTATTGTTGATAACCTTCCTGTTGTTCCTCGGGAGAAGTTTGATAAGCTCGAAGGTGTTATACGTAAAATCTACAGTCAGATTGGCGTGATTAAGGAGGACGGGCTATGGATGCCTATTGATCCCGAGACTCAAAAAACTTTGGGTTATtgctttattgagtttaacAGTCCTCTg GAAGCTGAACTCGCCAGGGAGAAGACAAATGGTTACAAGTTAGACAGGTCTCATATTTTTGCCGTGAACATGTTTGATGAATTTGATACATTCATGAAAGTTCCAGATAAGTGGGCCCCTCCTGAATTTACACCATATACTTCAGGG GAAAATCTTCAACACTGGTTGACTGATGAAAAAGCTCGTGATCAGTTTGTGATTCGTGCTGGTTCAGATACTGAGGTTTTATGGAATGATGCGAGGCAGCTGAAGCCTGAGCCTGTTTACAAGCGTGCT TTCTGGACTGAGAGTTTTGTTCAGTGGTCCCCACTGGGGACTTACTTGGCAACAGTTCATCGGCAAGGTGCCGCAGTTTGGGGAGGTGCCAGTACCTTCAATCGCCTCATGCGTTATGCTCACCCTCAG GTTAAACTTGTTGATTTTTCCCCTGGCGAGCGATATTTAGTGACCTACAGCAGCCATGAACCCAGTAATCCTCGGGATGCAAAT AGGGTCGTGATAAATATTTTTGATGTGAGAACTGGAAAAGTGATGAGAGATTTCAAAGGAAGTGCCGATGACTTTGCTATTGGAGGAACTGGTGGTGTTGCGGGGGTGGCATGGCCTGTTTTCAG ATGGGCTGGCGGAAAAGAGGACAAATATTTTGCCAGAATTGGGAAAAACATAATCTCTGTCTATGAAACAGAGACCTTTTCTCTCATTGACAAGAAATCACTGAAGGTTGAAAATGTTGTGGATTTCTGTTGGTCACCAACTGATCCAATTCTTGCACTCTTTGTTCCTGAACTAGGGGACCATCCTGCTAGG GTGAGTCTTATGCAAATTCCAAGTAAAGATGAGTTAAGGCAGAAGAATCTTTTCAGTGTTAGTGATTGTAAAATGTACTGGCAAAGCAATGGGGATTATCTAGCTGTTAAGGTCGATCGAtatacaaaaacaaagaaaagcacTTACACAGGCTTTGAGCTTTTCCGTGTAAGAGAACGGGATATTCCGATTGAGGTTTTTGAGCTTGAGAATAAGAATGACAAGATAATTGCCTTTGCTTGGGAGCCAAAAGGCCACAGGTTTGCTGTTATCCACGGCGATAACCCAAGACCCGACATAAGTTTTTACTCTATGCGTTCTGCAAACAACACAGACAAGGTTAAGAAGCTCACTACCCTGAAAGGCAAGCAGGCAAATGCTCTTTTCTGGTCACCTACTGGTCGCTTCGTAATACTTGCAGGATTGAAGGGTTTTAATGGACAATTGGAATTTTACAATGTTGATGAGCTTGAAACCATGGCAACAGCTGAGCATTTTATGGCTACAGATATTGAATGGGATCCGACTGGAAG GTATGTTGCAACTGCTGTGACTTCAGTTCATGAGATGGAAAATGGTTTCAACATATGGTCCTTCAATGGAAAGCTACTCTATAGGATCCTGAAGGATCATTTCTTTCAG TTCTTGTGGCGCCCAAGGCCACCATCATTCTTGAGTCCTGAGAAGGAGGAGGAAATTGCAAAGAATTTAAAGAAGTACAGTAAAAAGTACGAGGCAGAGGACCAGGATGTTTCGATGCTATTGAGTGAGCAGGATCGGGAGAAGCGGAGGATGTTAAAGGAGGAGTGGGAGAAGTGGCTCAACGAGTGGAAGCGGTTGCATGAAGAAGAAAAACTGGAGAGGCAGACACTGAGGGACGGAGAAGTAAGCGACGAAGAGGAAGAGTATGAGGCAAAAGAAGTAGAAGTTGAGGAGATATTGGATGTTTCAGAGGAGGTACTTTCTTTTGAGGAGTGA
- the LOC122318580 gene encoding ER membrane protein complex subunit 4-like isoform X2, with amino-acid sequence MEKGKGVMVGGRRWAVDFTDYSTSPSSRDVPDPPGFSRASQDQDDSTLSRQKKDAESNWKSQKAWEVAQAPFKNLLMMGFMMWMAGSTVHLFSIGITFSALWQPISALQGVGKVFEPYKDVKVDLLGPKLLFIALNLGGLALGVWKEVEYSGGGIPIR; translated from the exons ATGGAGAAAGGAAAGGGGGTGATGGTAGGGGGTAGAAGATGGGCCGTTGACTTCACTGACTACTCCACCTCTCCTTCTTCCCGCGACGTTCCCGATCCCCCTGGTTTCTCTCGAGCCTCTCAAGATcag GATGATTCAACTCTGAGCCGGCAAAAGAAGGACGCAGAATCAAACTGGAAATCTCAG AAAGCTTGGGAAGTGGCACAGGCCCCTTTCAAGAATTTGCTAATGATGGGATTCATGATGTGGATGGCTGGAAGTACAGTGCATTTGTTTAGCATTGGTATCACGTTTTCTGCTCTTTGGCAGCCAATCAGTGCTTTACAAGGGGTTGGGAAGG TTTTTGAGCCTTATAAAGACGTTAAAGTAGATCTTCTTGGGCCTAAGTTGCTCTTTATTGCCCTTAATTTGGGCGGTTTGGCCCTGGGTGTTTGGAAG GAGGTTGAATATTCTGGCGGGGGAATTCCTATACGTTGA
- the LOC122319293 gene encoding protein TIC 55, chloroplastic-like — protein MVLLFPFPSHNASLSFSLTTSNLKLTAAPLPPLLSLPLPLRQTLLRKSNTKCDAVADIKPVPPLEEDHQVLVGPATEEERRGERVVADYDWTEEWYPLYLTQNVPDDAPLGLTVFDKHIVLYRDAEGHPRCYEDRCPHRLAKLSEGQLIDGRLECLYHGWQFEGNGKCVKIPQLPGDARIPRSACLRTYEVRDSQGVVWVWMSQKTPPNIDKIPWFENFARPGFQDTSTTHELPYDHSILLENLMDPAHIPISHDRTDWTAKREDAQPLGFEVTERTDRGFAGWWGKAKDQPLPNFLRFEAPCVLQNNRELVDENGEKHYFTGLFLCRPTGQGKSMVIVRFGGTKRSPLSKLFPQWYFHQNAGKVFEQDMGFLSSQNEYLMKSKVPTKELYLNLKSSDTFVAEYRKWMDKVGHGMPYHFGHSTISLPKEPAVVEHAPAGLVAGVSASSPAKGGIGTMHAPNLANRYFRHVIHCKGCRTVIKAFQVWKNALTAAALALTALAILATGRQWKALLLVLATLCSAGVYGCSTAIALNTTNFIRIHRRL, from the exons ATGGTTTTGTTGTTCCCATTTCCCTCTCACAATGCTtcgctctctttctctctaaccACCTCAAACCTCAAACTAACAGCAGCGCCATTACCGCCGCTACTTTCTCTGCCACTGCCCCTCAGACAAACACTTCTACGAAAAAGCAACACCAAGTGCGATGCGGTCGCTGATATCAAACCTGTGCCTCCGCTTGAAGAGGATCACCAGGTTCTTGTGGGTCCTGCCACTGAAGAGGAGCGGCGTGGGGAGAGGGTCGTGGCGGACTACGATTGGACGGAAGAATGGTACCCGCTGTACCTCACCCAGAACGTGCCCGATGATGCACCTCTGGGTCTCACCGTCTTTGATAAGCATATCGTTCTGTATAGAGACGCGGAAGGGCATCCGCGCTGTTACGAGGATCGCTGCCCCCACAG ACTTGCAAAACTATCCGAAGGCCAGTTGATTGATGGAAGACTAGAATGCCTGTACCATGGCTGGCAATTTGAAGGCAACGGTAAATGTGTGAAGATACCTCAG CTCCCGGGTGATGCCAGAATTCCTCGATCAGCTTGCCTCAGAACGTATGAGGTGAGGGACTCACAAGGAGTTGTGTGGGTGTGGATGTCTCAGAAGACACCACCCAACATTGACAAAATACCTTGGTTTGAGAACTTTGCCAGGCCAGGTTTTCAGGATACTTCGACCACTCATGAGCTTCCCTATGATCACTCCATACTTCTCGAAAACCTCATGGATCCCGCACACATTCCAATTTCACATGATAGAACAGATTGGACTGCAAAAAGGGAGGATGCTCAACCGCTGGGTTTCGAGGTGACTGAGCGTACTGACCGAGGATTTGCAGGCTGGTGGGGTAAGGCAAAAGATCAACCTCTGCCAAACTTCTTACGCTTTGAAGCGCCTTGTGTTCTTCAAAATAACCGGGAGCTTGTCGATGAGAATGGGGAGAAGCACTACTTCACAGGGCTATTCCTTTGTAGACCGACGGGACAAGGGAAATCCATGGTTATTGTAAGGTTTGGAGGAACAAAAAGATCCCCCTTGTCCAAATTGTTCCCGCAATGGTACTTCCATCAGAATGCCGGTAAGGTGTTTGAGCAAGATATGGGTTTCCTCTCTTCCCAAAACGAGTACCTAATGAAGTCAAAAGTGCCAACCAAGGAGCTGTACCTTAATTTAAAATCCTCTGATACATTTGTGGCGGAATATCGGAAGTGGATGGACAAGGTAGGGCATGGGATGCCTTATCATTTTGGGCACAGCACTATTTCATTGCCTAAAGAGCCTGCTGTGGTGGAACATGCACCTGCTGGACTGGTTGCTGGAGTTTCTGCATCTTCCCCGGCCAAGGGGGGGATTGGAACAATGCATGCTCCGAACTTGGCCAACCGGTATTTCCGGCATGTAATCCATTGCAAGGGATGCAGAACCGTCATTAAAGCATTCCAAGTCTGGAAAAATGCCCTTACTGCCGCAGCTCTTGCACTGACGGCTTTGGCGATCCTTGCAACTGGAAGGCAGTGGAAGGCCCTTCTTTTAGTACTGGCAACCTTGTGCTCTGCTGGGGTTTATGGATGCTCAACTGCCATTGCCCTGAACACAACCAACTTCATAAGGATACATAGGAGACTATAA